One window from the genome of Molothrus ater isolate BHLD 08-10-18 breed brown headed cowbird chromosome 5, BPBGC_Mater_1.1, whole genome shotgun sequence encodes:
- the NOL12 gene encoding nucleolar protein 12, whose product MGRKKNKKGPGGRERRLVVTFDEERRREYLTGFHKRKVERRKAALEEIKRKLKEEERKIKEERHQEYLKMLSEREEALEEADELEHLVTSRTESVNIDHPNHIVTVTTISDLDLSGARQLGLSSPLGKTDGSEEEKGEEVENKPVRTMPKKSRNPFLSEKISSLTATLHMHSQKKTKRKRSQRGQGPRKKIQKSSTGRTTKTQRRRLTGKMGRDQD is encoded by the exons ATGGGCCgcaagaagaacaagaagggtCCGGGCGGCCGCGAGAGGCGGCTGGTGGTGACTTTCGACGAGGAGCGGCGGAG GGAGTACCTGACCGGCTTCCACAAGCGGAAGGTGGAGCGGAGGAAGGCGGCGCTGGAGGAGATCAAACGGAAGctgaaggaagaggagaggaaaattaAGGAGGAG CGGCACCAGGAGTATCTGAAGATGCTGAGCGAGAGGGAGGAGGCGCTCG AGGAGGCTGATGAACTGGAGCACTTGGTGACATCGCGGACGGAGTCTGTGAACATCGACCACCCAAACCACATCGTAACAGTGACCACCATCAGCGACCTGGACCTCTCGGGGGCACGCCAGCTGGGACTGAGCAGCCCCCTG ggaaaaactGATGGATCTGAAGAAGAGAAGGGGGAAGAGGTAGAGAACAAGCCTGTGAGAACAATGCCCAAGAAGTCCAGAAACCCCTTCCTGTCTGAAAA AATCTCTTCTCTTACTGCCACGCTGCACATGCACAGCCagaagaagacaaaaagaaagagatcCCAACGTGGGCAAGGCCCACGTAAGAAGATCCAGAAGTCCAGCACAGGGCGAACCACCAAGACTCAGCGTCGGAGGCTGACTGGCAAAATGGGCCGTGACCAGGAttaa
- the LOC118697926 gene encoding arf-GAP with dual PH domain-containing protein 1-like produces MAAGNERSMKALKEVWKRAENSLCADCGKPDPDWASSTLGVFICLSCSGIHRNIPSISKVKSLKMDYWDDAQVQFLAKHGNAVTKAIYEAHIPIYYYQPTYNDCQVLREQWIRAKYERKEFTEPGKQLPYSDGVKEGILWKRGRDNGQFLPRKFLLSEREGCLKYFTKQDAKEPKINVKIDVINATFQPEKIGNPNGLQITYLKDNKTRNIFVYHESGKEVVDWFNAIRSVQFHYLKVAFPIASDNEIKNRLTRNFLKEGYMEKTGPKQREAFKKRWFTLDHRRLMYFKDPLDAFAKGEVFVGSGENGYSVQKGLPSGTQGNFSWHYGITIVTPDREYLFTCETETDQLEWVRAFTSVINQAMTPQEYAIEAYFKFKS; encoded by the exons ATGGCTGCAGGGAACGAGCGAAGCATGAAGGCCCTGAAGGAAGTatggaaaagagcagagaactCTTTGTGTGCGGACTGCGGGAAGCCAG ATCCTGACTGGGCATCCTCTACTTTGGGTGTCTTTATATGCCTCAGCTGTTCAGGAATTCACCGCAACATCCCTAGCATCAGCAAAGTCAAATCCCTGAAGATGGACTACTGGGATGATGCTCAGGTGCAG TTTCTGGCTAAGCATGGGAATGCTGTGACTAAAGCCATATATGAAGCTCACATCCCTATTTACTATTACCAGCCAACCTACAATGACTGCCA AGTGCTGAGAGAACAGTGGATACGGGCCAAATATGAACGCAAAGAATTTACTGAGCCGGGAAAACAGCTGCCATATTCTGATG GGGTGAAGGAAGGCATCCTTTGGAAGCGAGGCCGAGACAACGGGCAGTTCCTACCCCGCAAGTTCCTCTTGTCTGAGAGAGAGGGATGTCTGAAGTATTTCACCAAGCAGGAT GCCAAAGAACCCAAAATCAATGTTAAAATAGATGTAATCAATGCTACATTCCAGCCAGAGAAGATTGGGAACCCCAATGGCCTGCAGATCACCTATCTCAAAGACAATAAGACCCGGAATATATTTGTCTACCATGAAAGTGGAAAG GAGGTAGTGGACTGGTTCAACGCCATCCGCTCAGTGCAGTTCCATTACCTGAAGGTGGCATTTCCCATTGCCAGCGATAATGAG ATCAAAAATCGTCTGACCAGAAACTTCTTGAAGGAGGGATACATGGAGAAGACTGGTCCCAAG CAGAGAGAGGCCTTTAAGAAGCGCTGGTTCACGCTGGATCACCGCAGGCTCATGTACTTCAAGGATCCTTTG GACGCCTTTGCTAAGGGTGAGGTGTTTGTGGGCAGTGGAGAGAATGGATATAGTGTCCAGAAGGGATTGCCTTCAGGGACACAGGGCAACTTCTCTTGGCACTACGGCATCACCATTGTCACCCCTGACCGGGAATACCTCTTCACCTGCGAGACAGAGACTGACCAGCTGGAGTGGGTCAGAGCCTTCACGAGTGTCATCAACCAGGCCATGACACCACAGGAATATGCAA TTGAAGCCTACTTCAAGTTTAAATCCTAG
- the LOC118698178 gene encoding LOW QUALITY PROTEIN: urotensin-2 receptor-like (The sequence of the model RefSeq protein was modified relative to this genomic sequence to represent the inferred CDS: deleted 2 bases in 1 codon): MSYNTSLISPSPREDPKGGSFLEESSGGGDDSNVLGGDSLVTGPLGAVLLVMCLTGMVGNIYTVAVASGRVAGCSAGSLGVYMINLALADLLYLSTIPFVVCTYFAHDWFFGDVGCRLLLSLDLLTMHASIFLLTAMSLERYWAVAKPLRARRASNAYRRLASAILWLLSLLLTAPMMAMTQLREGDGPRKRICVPTWTPSAFRLYLTVLFSTSVLAPGAVLGIVYARLARAYRSSAWGLGLPLPGRAPARRLLCRISAIVVAYWACFLPFWAWQLAGLYQGEGLGIGPTAQAYLNFGVTCLAYGNSCVNPFLYTLLASSHRRAVACAGTGMVRPAAPSQQAAGSHSIPLAFRELSRSVRDSEG; encoded by the exons ATGTCTTACAACACTTCTCTCATCAGCCCAAGTCCTAGAGAGGATCCCAAGGGTGGCAGTTTCTTGGAGGAAAGCAGTGGTGGGGGTGATGACAGCAATgtcctgggaggggacagcctgGTCACGGGGCCGCtgggtgcagtgctgctggtcaTGTGCCTCACTGGGATGGTGGGGAACATCTACACAGTGGCAGTGGCCTCTGGCAGGGTGGCAGGCTGCTCAGCAGGCTCCTTGGGGGTCTACATGATCAACCTTGCCCTGGCTGACCTCCTGTACCTCTCCACCATCCCCTTTGTGGTTTGCACCTATTTCGCCCACGACTGGTTCTTTGGGGATGTGGGTTGCAGGCTTTTGCTCAGCCTGGACCTCCTCACCATGCACGCCAGCATCTTCCTCCTGACAGCCATGAGCCTGGAGAGGTACTGGGCGGTGGCCAAGCCTCTGCGGGCCCGGCGGGCCAGCAATGCCTACCGCAGACTGGCCAGCGCCATCCTCTGGCTCCTCTCGCTCCTGCTCACGGCCCCCATGATGGCGATGACTCAGCTGCGGGAGGGGGACGGCCCCCGCAAGCGCATCTGCGTCCCCACCTGGACGCCATCGGCTTTCCGGCTCTACCTGACCGTGCTGTTCAGTACCAGCGTCCTGGCACCCGGCGCCGTGCTGGGCATCGTCTACGCCCGCCTGGCCCGGGCGTACCGGTCCTCGGcctgggggctggggctgccgctgcccggccgggccccggcccggcggctCCTCTGCAGGATCTCTGCCATCGTGGTGGCCTATTGGGCTTGCTTCCTCCCCTTCTGGGCCTGGCAGCTGGCCGGGCTGTAccagggagaggggctgggcaTCGGCCCCACCGCCCAGGCCTACCTTAACTTCGGTGTCACCTGCCTGGCCTATGGCAACAGCTGCGTCAACCCCTTCCTGTACACCCTCCTTGCCAGCAGCCACCGCCGG GCCGTGGCCTGTGCGGGGACGGGCATGGTGCGGCCTGCAGCGCCCTCTCAGCAGGCTGCGGGGAGCCACAGCATCCCCCTGGCTTTCAGGGAGCTCTCGAGGTCTGTGAGGGACAGTGAGGGCTGA
- the LGALS1 gene encoding galectin-1 produces the protein MSCGPVCTNLGLKPGQRLTVKGKVAPNAKSFVMNLGKDATLLGLHFNPRFDAHGDVNTIVCNSKKVEEWGAEHREAVFPFQKGGTAEITFAVNQNDVTVHLPGHQFTFPNRLNLSVFDYFDTQGDFTLQSISWE, from the exons atgTCTTGC GGACCAGTGTGCACCAACTTGGGTCTCAAGCCTGGCCAGCGCCTCACTGTCAAGGGGAAAGTTGCACCAAATGCCAAGAG ctttgtgATGAATCTGGGCAAGGATGCTACTCTCCTTGGACTTCACTTCAATCCCCGTTTTGATGCTCATGGCGATGTGAACACCATTGTGTGCAACTCAAAGAAGGTGGAAGAGTGgggtgcagagcacagggaggctgTCTTTCCTTTCCAGAAAGGGGGCACAGCAGAG ATCACTTTTGCTGTCAACCAAAATGATGTGACAGTCCACCTGCCAGGCCACCAGTTCACGTTCCCTAACCGGCTTAACCTCTCTGTCTTTGACTACTTTGATACACAAGGGGACTTCACACTCCAGTCCATCAGCTGGGAATAA